Proteins encoded together in one Miscanthus floridulus cultivar M001 chromosome 16, ASM1932011v1, whole genome shotgun sequence window:
- the LOC136513203 gene encoding NDR1/HIN1-like protein 13 — translation MADRVYPAAKPNPAPGAAAANGNGSAPRASFPAPKSQMYQRPIYRPQAPTKRRRGRSCRCSFCCCFCWALLVLILLAFVAAVAGGAFYLLYRPQRPSFTVSSVRLTSLNLTSSPTAPVLTDAITLTVTARNPNKKMVYLYDDLTLSVATAANAVPLGTATVPGFAHAAGNTTVVTATVANSAVTVDPSGAGSDIKRSGAFSVVVDADTSAGVRVGGLKTKKIGIQVHCEGIKVTPPPPPPVAPKKVKGKNSTAALAPAPAETTVSTAAHSCKVRVRVKIWKWTF, via the coding sequence ATGGCGGACCGCGTCTACCCCGCCGCCAAGCCGAACCCGGCACCAGGCGCGGCGGCAGCCAACGGCAACGGCAGCGCTCCTCGGGCGTCGTTCCCGGCGCCCAAGTCGCAGATGTACCAGCGGCCCATCTACCGTCCGCAGGCCCCCACGAAGCGCCGTCGCGGCCGTTCCTGCCGGTGCAGCTTCTGCTGCTGCTTCTGCTGGGCGCTGCTTGTCCTCATCCTCCTCGCCTTCGTGGCCGCCGTGGCGGGGGGCGCCTTCTACCTCCTGTACCGCCCGCAGCGCCCGTCCTTCACGGTCTCGTCCGTCCGCCTCACGTCGCTGAACCTGACTTCCTCCCCAACAGCACCCGTGCTCACCGACGCCATCACTCTCACCGTGACGGCCCGGAACCCCAACAAGAAGATGGTGTACCTGTACGACGACCTGACGCTGTCCGTGGCCACGGCCGCCAACGCCGTGCCACTGGGCACCGCCACCGTGCCCGGGTTCGCGCACGCGGCGGGCAACACCACCGTGGTGACCGCGACGGTGGCCAACAGCGCGGTGACCGTGGACCCCAGCGGCGCGGGATCCGACATCAAACGGTCCGGCGCGTTCTCCGTGGTGGTGGACGCCGACACCAGCGCGGGCGTCCGGGTGGGCGGGCTCAAGACGAAGAAGATCGGCATCCAGGTCCACTGCGAGGGCATCAAGGTCactcctcccccgcccccgccggtGGCGCCCAAGAAGGTCAAggggaagaacagcaccgccgcactcgcgccggcgccggccgaGACGACGGTGAGCACGGCGGCTCACTCGTGCAAGGTCAGAGTCCGCGTCAAGATCTGGAAGTGGACTTTCTAG